Below is a genomic region from Paludicola sp. MB14-C6.
CCTCTTCGTCATTATACAACATTATCCATTTGCATACAATATACATTTCCATATTTATAGGTTCTTTTTGTATTGTATTAGTGCTTTCAAGCTATTATTGGATATAGCAAAACTCACTCTCTTTACTTGAGAGTGAGTTTATTTATTTTCCTAAAAATCTACTTGAAATATTCTTAGGTATATTAAATTTATGACCTTTTTGATTAAGGGAGTGGAGCTTAAACGAAAGCAAATCATCCGGTACTTCTAACAGTTGAGCAATGTTATTGTAGTCCATACCTTCATATGCAAGGTTAATGACATCGTTATCATCTATTAGCAGCTCTGCGGCGAAGTAGTTTGCTTGGTACTCGGGTTTAGAAGTCATATCGTATAACTGAAAATCTTTCATAGGAGATACTTTTGCAAAGGTTTGGTGAAGCCTATCATGGCCTAACTCATGAGCAATAACAAGTCGTTGTTCTTGTTCTGATAAGTTATCATTTAAGATGATATGACGTTCTCTATTCATCACACAATAGAAGCCCTTAAGGCTATTGAATGGACGATACCCAACGAAGATATTCAATGCTTCAGTTAACTCAAACGGATCTCTTGTCTTATATTGCTTTATCAGTTGATCTACGATATCAGTTATATATTGGCTCACTCAGTTCACCCCTCTCCCTATGAAAGTAATCTTATTTACTTGCGTATTTTTTAGCACGCTCTTTTGATTGAAAATAGATATCAGTAATAGCTTTGAAAAATAAGTCTCTATCTTCTTCATCTAATTCGC
It encodes:
- a CDS encoding ImmA/IrrE family metallo-endopeptidase, whose protein sequence is MSQYITDIVDQLIKQYKTRDPFELTEALNIFVGYRPFNSLKGFYCVMNRERHIILNDNLSEQEQRLVIAHELGHDRLHQTFAKVSPMKDFQLYDMTSKPEYQANYFAAELLIDDNDVINLAYEGMDYNNIAQLLEVPDDLLSFKLHSLNQKGHKFNIPKNISSRFLGK